In Bacteroides coprosuis DSM 18011, the following are encoded in one genomic region:
- a CDS encoding hypothetical protein (KEGG: drm:Dred_1876 hypothetical protein~SPTR: Putative uncharacterized protein;~IMG reference gene:2504106834~PFAM: Protein of unknown function (DUF1446)) has protein sequence MKELRILSTTAILGYGFPIESFQAGMERKPDVIAVDAGSTDPGPYYLGAGISFTDPNAVKRDLEIMIPAGLENKVPVIIGSAGGSGGRPHVELTLNIIKEIAKEKKLNFKLAIIQSEFDKDFIKAELKKGNVTPLAPAKPITEKDVDESVRIVAQMGEEPFIKALESGADVILAGRSYDPSVFASLAVKNGFDKGLALHLGKILECAAITCLPGSGSDCMFGYLREDGFILEPLSPLRKCTTLSVAAHTLYEKTNPYILPGPGGALNLHDTKFTQVDDNKVHVTGTKFVPTDEYFVKLEGVRKVGYRTISCAATKDPIMISKIDDIVVNVKKRVEDNFKHYGMKFFLDFKIYGKNGVMSMFKGIEGETGDELLIIIEAVADTQQHADTICGFARSTMLHYGYEGRISTAGNLAFPFSPSDCHVGEVFEFNVYHLLKVADPVSLFPIEYINF, from the coding sequence ATGAAAGAGTTGAGAATTCTATCTACAACCGCTATATTAGGCTATGGGTTCCCCATAGAATCATTCCAAGCAGGAATGGAACGTAAACCAGATGTTATTGCTGTGGACGCAGGTTCTACAGACCCGGGTCCTTATTATTTAGGTGCTGGTATATCATTTACAGATCCTAATGCTGTAAAGCGTGATTTGGAAATAATGATACCTGCAGGGCTTGAAAATAAAGTACCTGTAATCATTGGTTCGGCTGGTGGTTCTGGAGGAAGACCTCACGTAGAGTTAACTTTAAATATAATCAAGGAGATTGCTAAAGAAAAGAAGTTAAACTTTAAATTGGCAATTATTCAATCAGAGTTTGATAAAGATTTTATCAAAGCTGAATTGAAAAAAGGAAATGTAACTCCTTTGGCTCCTGCAAAACCAATTACAGAAAAAGATGTTGATGAATCAGTTCGTATCGTAGCTCAAATGGGTGAAGAACCATTTATCAAAGCTCTAGAAAGTGGTGCAGATGTTATATTAGCTGGTCGTTCTTATGACCCTTCTGTTTTTGCTTCTCTAGCTGTGAAAAACGGTTTTGATAAGGGCTTAGCTCTTCACTTAGGAAAGATCCTTGAGTGTGCAGCAATTACTTGTTTGCCAGGTAGTGGTAGCGATTGTATGTTTGGTTATTTACGTGAAGACGGCTTTATTCTTGAGCCATTGTCTCCTCTACGTAAATGTACTACTCTGTCGGTAGCTGCTCATACGCTATATGAAAAAACTAATCCATATATCCTTCCTGGTCCAGGGGGTGCTCTAAACTTACATGATACTAAATTTACTCAGGTAGATGATAATAAGGTACATGTAACAGGTACAAAATTCGTTCCTACAGATGAGTATTTTGTAAAACTTGAAGGTGTTCGTAAGGTAGGTTATCGTACTATCTCTTGTGCTGCAACTAAAGACCCAATCATGATTAGCAAGATAGATGATATCGTTGTTAATGTGAAGAAGAGAGTTGAAGATAACTTTAAGCATTATGGCATGAAGTTCTTCTTAGATTTTAAAATCTATGGTAAGAATGGTGTTATGTCTATGTTTAAGGGTATTGAAGGTGAGACAGGTGATGAATTACTAATTATTATTGAGGCTGTTGCTGATACTCAACAACATGCTGATACGATTTGTGGCTTTGCAAGAAGTACTATGCTTCACTATGGTTATGAAGGACGTATTTCTACTGCTGGTAACTTGGCTTTCCCATTCTCACCATCAGATTGTCACGTGGGTGAAGTGTTCGAATTTAATGTTTATCACTTATTAAAAGTGGCAGACCCTGTATCGCTATTCCCAATCGAATACATTAATTTTTAA
- a CDS encoding hypothetical protein (KEGG: aar:Acear_0482 hypothetical protein~SPTR: Putative uncharacterized protein;~IMG reference gene:2504106835): protein MEYKLMDVASVIRSKNSGPYELTFDIIFKDFDMYNKAKEAQIMNKKVFAPLYNIPESDIISLVYFDPAKAIKITIVRPIPSGSLGETDVYGAQQHAPLMKFQFKL from the coding sequence ATGGAATATAAGTTAATGGATGTGGCTTCAGTAATTCGTAGTAAGAATTCAGGCCCATATGAACTCACTTTCGATATCATTTTTAAAGATTTCGATATGTACAATAAGGCTAAAGAGGCTCAGATAATGAATAAAAAAGTTTTTGCTCCTCTTTATAATATCCCTGAATCAGATATTATTAGTCTTGTATATTTTGATCCAGCTAAGGCTATCAAAATAACTATTGTTCGTCCTATTCCATCAGGATCACTTGGTGAAACTGATGTTTATGGAGCTCAACAACATGCTCCTTTAATGAAGTTTCAGTTTAAACTATAA
- a CDS encoding hypothetical protein (KEGG: dhd:Dhaf_4390 hypothetical protein~SPTR: Putative uncharacterized protein;~IMG reference gene:2504106836), giving the protein MRNLLQEYSVSSQYYAPRGKERLIFLGEQIAHQHLHYNDKLIGIVGDAGSGKSSLIKGMFPGLELSNDDDVMNPRKIMQARNPFEDLTDASTYHIDVRFQMAFVQMHEIVDFVKRVLAQNRRVIIEHFNLLYPALGMNADIIVGIGEEIIVTRPSVFGPLPESIYTIVHQSQKYRKMAHSAEELTMLVLEDEMGVFTDFYYSSDVRCGFLLRFYNEIDLDFNYLADRIHELIAMNLPIAYYDEEHIKVGERVLPCDGARIHVRNTSEIEDFYLVRKFIYDSKTKTYCLVGLIGDVDSDLSNRNTIHFFKRSNND; this is encoded by the coding sequence ATGCGAAATCTCTTACAAGAATATTCGGTCTCTTCGCAGTATTATGCTCCCAGAGGCAAGGAGAGGCTAATCTTCTTGGGGGAACAAATTGCGCATCAACATTTACACTATAACGATAAATTAATCGGAATAGTAGGAGATGCTGGTTCTGGAAAATCATCCCTTATCAAAGGGATGTTTCCAGGACTGGAACTCTCTAATGATGATGATGTCATGAATCCGCGCAAAATAATGCAGGCTAGAAACCCCTTTGAAGATCTAACGGATGCATCAACTTATCATATTGACGTGCGCTTTCAAATGGCATTCGTTCAGATGCACGAAATCGTTGATTTCGTTAAAAGGGTTTTAGCTCAAAACCGCAGGGTAATCATAGAACATTTCAATCTATTATATCCCGCTTTAGGAATGAATGCTGATATTATTGTGGGCATTGGGGAAGAGATTATTGTTACTCGTCCTAGTGTTTTTGGTCCGCTACCTGAAAGCATTTATACCATTGTTCATCAATCTCAGAAGTATCGTAAGATGGCTCACTCAGCTGAGGAACTTACTATGCTAGTGTTGGAAGATGAAATGGGTGTCTTTACTGATTTCTATTACAGTTCGGATGTACGTTGTGGATTCTTATTACGCTTTTACAATGAAATAGATCTCGACTTTAATTATCTAGCTGATCGTATTCATGAGTTAATTGCTATGAATCTTCCTATAGCCTATTATGATGAAGAACACATCAAAGTAGGTGAAAGGGTTCTTCCTTGTGATGGAGCTCGTATTCATGTGCGCAATACATCGGAAATAGAAGATTTCTATCTTGTGCGAAAGTTTATTTACGACTCTAAAACTAAAACATATTGTTTAGTAGGGTTAATAGGCGATGTTGATAGTGATCTTTCCAATCGCAATACCATTCACTTTTTTAAACGAAGTAATAACGATTAA
- a CDS encoding hydro-lyase, Fe-S type, tartrate/fumarate subfamily, alpha subunit (COGs: COG1951 Tartrate dehydratase alpha subunit/Fumarate hydratase class I N-terminal domain~InterPro IPR004646~KEGG: amt:Amet_3413 fumarate hydratase~PFAM: Fe-S hydro-lyase, tartrate dehydratase alpha-type, catalytic domain~PRIAM: Fumarate hydratase~SPTR: Fumarate hydratase, alpha subunit;~TIGRFAM: Fe-S hydro-lyase, tartrate dehydratase alpha-type, catalytic domain~IMG reference gene:2504106837~PFAM: Fumarate hydratase (Fumerase)~TIGRFAM: hydro-lyases, Fe-S type, tartrate/fumarate subfamily, alpha region) translates to MRQINVSQVTDLVEKLCIEANTVLAADIKSCLKMRAQKEESPLGRGILNTLIENAEIAKAECSPMCQDTGMTVVFVTMGQDVQLVGGFLEDAINQGVRQGYTKGYLRKSVVKDPLDRVNTKDNTPAVIHYELVPGDTFKITVAPKGFGSENKSQLKMLVPSQGIEGVKDFILQVVSEAGANPCPPIIVGVGIGGTLERCAYLSKKALLRPVGSKNENPMLNDLEEELLEKINKLGIGPAGFGGTTTAMAVHILTNATHIAGLPVSVNIGCHATRHADGAL, encoded by the coding sequence ATGAGACAAATAAATGTATCTCAAGTTACCGACTTGGTAGAAAAGCTTTGTATTGAAGCCAACACAGTATTGGCTGCTGATATTAAAAGCTGTCTGAAGATGCGTGCTCAAAAAGAGGAATCTCCATTGGGAAGAGGTATTCTAAATACCTTGATAGAAAATGCTGAGATTGCTAAGGCTGAGTGCAGTCCGATGTGCCAAGATACAGGTATGACTGTAGTATTTGTTACTATGGGACAAGATGTTCAGCTAGTTGGAGGCTTTTTAGAAGATGCCATCAATCAAGGTGTTCGTCAAGGTTATACCAAGGGATATCTGAGAAAATCTGTTGTTAAAGATCCATTGGATCGTGTAAATACTAAAGATAATACACCAGCAGTGATTCACTATGAATTAGTACCTGGTGATACTTTCAAAATAACAGTTGCTCCAAAAGGTTTTGGTAGCGAAAATAAGAGTCAGTTAAAGATGCTTGTACCGAGCCAAGGTATTGAAGGAGTAAAAGATTTTATTCTTCAAGTAGTTTCTGAAGCAGGAGCTAATCCTTGTCCACCTATCATTGTAGGTGTAGGTATTGGTGGTACTTTAGAGAGATGTGCTTATTTGAGCAAAAAAGCTTTATTACGCCCTGTTGGTTCAAAGAATGAAAACCCCATGCTGAATGATTTGGAGGAAGAACTTCTTGAGAAAATTAATAAATTAGGTATCGGACCTGCTGGATTTGGTGGAACTACCACAGCGATGGCCGTACATATATTAACTAACGCTACGCATATAGCAGGTCTTCCTGTTTCTGTAAATATTGGTTGCCATGCTACGCGTCATGCTGATGGAGCACTATAG
- a CDS encoding hydro-lyase, Fe-S type, tartrate/fumarate subfamily, beta subunit (COGs: COG1838 Tartrate dehydratase beta subunit/Fumarate hydratase class I C-terminal domain~InterPro IPR004647~KEGG: amt:Amet_3412 tartrate/fumarate subfamily Fe-S type hydro-lyase beta subunit~PFAM: Fe-S hydro-lyase, tartrate dehydratase beta-type, catalytic domain~PRIAM: Fumarate hydratase~SPTR: Fumarate hydratase, class I;~TIGRFAM: Fe-S hydro-lyase, tartrate dehydratase beta-type, catalytic domain~IMG reference gene:2504106838~PFAM: Fumarase C-terminus~TIGRFAM: hydro-lyases, Fe-S type, tartrate/fumarate subfamily, beta region): MEERIELTTPLTDKDVSKLKAGDMAYLSGVIYTARDAAHQRLCDDLDAGKPMPFDFEGSVVYYAGPCPAKPGKPIGSVGPTTGGRMDKFSPQLIEEGLRFMVGKGLRDENVIESIVQHKGLYFAAIGGAAALMAKCVQEAEVIAYDDLGPEAIRKLVVKDLPVIVAIDSLGENYYEKGRATYAK; the protein is encoded by the coding sequence ATGGAAGAAAGAATTGAATTAACAACGCCTTTGACAGATAAAGATGTATCTAAGCTTAAAGCAGGAGATATGGCTTACCTTTCAGGTGTAATTTATACAGCAAGAGATGCTGCTCATCAACGTTTATGTGATGATTTGGATGCTGGTAAACCTATGCCTTTCGATTTTGAAGGTTCTGTAGTTTATTATGCGGGTCCATGTCCAGCAAAACCTGGTAAACCTATCGGATCTGTAGGACCAACAACTGGTGGAAGAATGGATAAATTCTCTCCCCAATTGATTGAAGAAGGTCTTCGATTTATGGTAGGAAAAGGTTTGAGAGATGAAAACGTTATTGAAAGTATAGTTCAACATAAAGGGCTATATTTTGCTGCCATTGGTGGTGCTGCTGCTTTAATGGCAAAATGTGTTCAAGAGGCAGAAGTTATCGCTTATGATGACTTAGGTCCAGAAGCCATTAGAAAACTAGTGGTAAAGGACTTGCCTGTTATTGTTGCTATCGATAGTCTCGGCGAAAACTATTACGAGAAAGGTCGAGCAACATATGCTAAGTAG
- a CDS encoding DEAD/DEAH box helicase domain protein (COGs: COG0513 Superfamily II DNA and RNA helicase~InterPro IPR014001:IPR001650:IPR011545:IPR005580~KEGG: bth:BT_1154 ATP-independent RNA helicase~PFAM: DNA/RNA helicase, DEAD/DEAH box type, N-terminal; Helicase, C-terminal; DbpA, RNA-binding~SMART: DEAD-like helicase, N-terminal; Helicase, C-terminal~SPTR: ATP-dependent RNA helicase;~IMG reference gene:2504106839~PFAM: Helicase conserved C-terminal domain; DbpA RNA binding domain; DEAD/DEAH box helicase), whose translation MNKDIIKQAMQELGIDELTPLQQKTINLAIDKRDLIVLSPTGSGKTLAYLLPLLLNLKENKPKKISTLILVPSRELAQQVNRVFSSLKSGFNSVCAYGGHSIQEEKNSLLTGSPHVLVGTPGRILDHMNRGNVDVSDIELLIIDEFDKSLELGFHEDMAEIIHLLPALKRRFLLSATDAKEIPQFTGVGRVARLDFLDEKDELASRIQLMQVHSPGKDKLETLLKLLCTIGAESSIVFCNHRESVDRIHQYLEKNKIASVPFHGGLEQDMRESGLFKFSNGSAYTLIATDLAARGLDIPEVEHVIHYHLPLNEEAFTHRNGRTARWQAEGTSYVILHEEEILPEFIKEEVPTYEFQQSIPAPAESEWVTLYVGKGKKDKVNVIDIVGFMHKTGRLTKGDVGKIMVKDHFSYVAVQRKKVKQLLQLIRNEKIKGMKTIFQEAY comes from the coding sequence ATGAATAAAGATATTATAAAGCAAGCTATGCAGGAGTTAGGCATCGATGAGCTTACTCCTTTACAGCAAAAGACTATCAATCTGGCTATTGATAAACGTGATTTAATTGTTTTATCGCCTACTGGTTCAGGTAAAACATTGGCTTATTTACTTCCTTTACTTTTGAACTTGAAAGAGAATAAGCCTAAAAAGATATCTACGCTTATCCTTGTCCCTTCTCGTGAATTAGCTCAGCAGGTCAATAGAGTTTTCTCTTCTTTGAAATCGGGATTTAACTCTGTTTGTGCCTATGGTGGTCATTCTATTCAAGAAGAAAAAAACAGCTTGCTGACTGGTAGCCCTCATGTTCTAGTGGGTACTCCTGGTCGTATCCTCGATCATATGAACAGAGGGAATGTAGATGTTTCCGACATTGAATTATTGATTATAGATGAGTTTGATAAATCTCTAGAACTGGGTTTCCATGAAGATATGGCTGAGATAATTCATCTTCTACCTGCCTTGAAACGTCGATTTCTGCTCTCTGCCACCGATGCTAAAGAAATACCTCAGTTTACTGGAGTAGGAAGAGTTGCACGTTTAGATTTTCTGGATGAGAAGGATGAGCTAGCGAGTCGTATTCAACTGATGCAGGTGCATTCTCCAGGAAAAGATAAATTAGAGACGCTTTTAAAACTTTTATGTACCATTGGAGCAGAATCTTCAATCGTATTTTGTAATCATCGTGAGTCTGTCGATCGTATTCACCAATATCTTGAAAAGAATAAAATAGCTTCCGTTCCTTTTCATGGAGGGCTAGAGCAAGATATGCGCGAAAGTGGATTGTTTAAGTTTAGTAACGGATCAGCTTATACGTTAATAGCGACAGATCTTGCTGCACGAGGACTTGATATCCCCGAAGTAGAACATGTAATTCACTATCACTTACCACTCAATGAAGAAGCTTTTACCCATAGAAATGGGAGAACAGCACGTTGGCAGGCAGAAGGTACTTCGTATGTGATTTTACATGAAGAAGAAATTCTTCCTGAATTTATCAAAGAAGAAGTTCCTACCTATGAATTTCAACAGTCTATTCCTGCCCCAGCAGAGTCAGAATGGGTTACTCTCTACGTGGGTAAAGGAAAAAAAGATAAAGTAAATGTAATTGATATTGTCGGCTTCATGCACAAGACAGGGCGTCTGACTAAAGGGGATGTTGGTAAAATAATGGTTAAAGACCATTTTTCTTATGTTGCTGTTCAGCGTAAAAAAGTAAAACAACTCTTACAATTGATTCGGAATGAAAAGATTAAGGGGATGAAAACGATCTTCCAAGAGGCGTATTAA